A stretch of DNA from Acidobacteriota bacterium:
ACCACCAGCGTGTGCATCTTGATGCCATGCCCGACAATCCGGGGATAGATAAAATAGTCCTGAATCAGTCGAAGAACTGCGAGGAACAACGCGACGAACAGAGCGGTTTTGAATGAGACGGTCAGCGTCAAACCGACGATAATGCATGCCGCGATCAACGGACCAATCAGCGGGATGAATTCCAGCAAGCCGGCTATCGTGGCCAGCACTACCGGATACGGCGCGCGGATCAGACTCAGCCCAATCATTACCAGAATGCCAACTACAAGACACGCGGTGATCTGCGCGCGGATGTAAGCGGCAAGCGTTCGGCTGACGTCCATCAGCAGCCAGTGAGCGCGCTTCTGCAGCCGCTCATTTGGCAAAAGCGCTATCAGGTTCTGCTCAAAGTACGCCGCATCTTTCAGCAGGAAGAATGAGAGTATCGGAACCAGTATCGGCCACGTTAAGTACTGCAGGTAGCCTAATGCGCCGGCCACAGACTCGGTCATCCATCCAGCAACCGCGTTCGTCATGTCGCTCGCGCGGCTGAAAATCGCCTCCCGCCACTGCGGCGGGATCTTCACGTGCCTCATCCAGCTATTGGCATCATTGAAGACTTTGTTAACCCAGCCCTCTGCCGATTTAGTATAGCCCGGCAGATTCTTCGCCAGGTCTGCCACCTGTTGAGAAAGCGGTTGCCAGATGAGTTGCACGCCGACAAACAGAACGACGCCGATCAGCAGATACACTAACAATATCGCGACGTTGTGCGGCAGTCGAAGCTCATATCTGGCCACGTACACGGGCTGCTCGAGCAGGTGTACAATCGGCGCAATCAAGTAGCAAAAGAAGATCGATACGATCAGCAACAACAGCAGAGTGCGTATCTCATAAAGCAGCCAGCTCGCGATGAA
This window harbors:
- a CDS encoding AI-2E family transporter, coding for MKERQHQNSEMIRMWTTVIVRVIFLLAGLFIASWLLYEIRTLLLLLIVSIFFCYLIAPIVHLLEQPVYVARYELRLPHNVAILLVYLLIGVVLFVGVQLIWQPLSQQVADLAKNLPGYTKSAEGWVNKVFNDANSWMRHVKIPPQWREAIFSRASDMTNAVAGWMTESVAGALGYLQYLTWPILVPILSFFLLKDAAYFEQNLIALLPNERLQKRAHWLLMDVSRTLAAYIRAQITACLVVGILVMIGLSLIRAPYPVVLATIAGLLEFIPLIGPLIAACIIVGLTLTVSFKTALFVALFLAVLRLIQDYFIYPRIVGHGIKMHTLVVIIAILAGAEIGGLVGVFLSIPAVGLLIVFYNHYLAYRGIQNLRVVVPSEHAGSEADPQLSASALEK